The following proteins are co-located in the Wenzhouxiangella marina genome:
- a CDS encoding DUF2339 domain-containing protein: MESLIALFVLACLVTFIGGILGIVAFAKTGTLSREVQELKARVADLKRRLSAEQAGEEAPGNARPPSEDSPEVHRDLRPAAPPEVSVSEPVSVRSEASVQAPKADVPSDASASAPKASPPPHRPAANSTPALQLDPSPFFRALQRNWMAWLGGFCIALAGIFLAKYSIEQGLVGPGLRITMGILTGLALHGVAAWLRLSKGAHPALAAMAGGGSITLFATLLAALHLYQMFSPTLVFVLLALVALATMWLALSHGPLMAVIGMLGAYAVPALVSTGSGNMLAALIYAQIITVSVLLLARVVRMGWLWSGAVLGALGWWWLSLTSSQVDGLRGLYLALLAYQLMAICSGNWRLLQRHSDGVWSFGHGADQATGESAANQAIPVWERGLPMALLGIVLAQLVSILNSGWVAHWLAFLALPALLLFASLRQPRLLSLVWTLLLGSLACIVMLYTSFPSLDIGWRKAPLMQPDILLFSLANLGLLVMIAALWAYRLGQQRAWWASLLAMTPVMSFLCAYLTVSQFASQANWALLFAGLAAVQMAIAVMTTHRQRERWIGIWHFIAGHCGYALAVAVAFEAATLTLALAAQVLSLAWLIKRFDVTAIGWLLKLVVLLVVLRLTANPWLFDYPAIWHWPLWTYGGATLLCWLSSRQLVDHPKLRQWTEVASLHLFVLTVWAETRYLLHDGRVFFTEYSFTEATLYIGLAGALSLVYHQRARISHGLSRWYQGYSVLLLVFASLNYLGILLNLMNSESWALRAISAQPVFNMLTLSLGFPVLLGLLFARYYRGAKKPAALLVGVASFIFVSFQVRHLWQGTVSLQTSTSAGELYTYSAVWLLMAVAAMLWGGMRQWQNMYRGGLAVLSIVILKIFFIDLSDLDGLLRVASFMGLGLALVGISFLHQKLKPGARAGAG, translated from the coding sequence ATGGAATCCCTGATTGCGCTGTTCGTACTGGCCTGCCTGGTGACCTTCATCGGCGGCATTCTGGGCATTGTCGCCTTCGCGAAGACGGGTACGCTCAGCAGGGAGGTACAGGAGCTCAAGGCTCGCGTGGCGGATCTGAAGCGCCGGCTGTCGGCCGAACAGGCGGGCGAGGAAGCGCCTGGCAACGCGCGCCCGCCCAGCGAGGATTCGCCCGAAGTCCATCGGGATCTGCGACCCGCGGCGCCGCCAGAGGTCTCGGTGAGCGAGCCGGTGTCGGTCAGGAGCGAAGCGTCCGTGCAGGCACCCAAGGCCGATGTTCCTTCTGACGCCAGCGCGTCAGCGCCCAAGGCCAGCCCGCCACCGCATCGGCCGGCGGCCAATTCCACGCCAGCGCTCCAGCTGGATCCCTCGCCGTTCTTCCGGGCTTTGCAGCGCAACTGGATGGCCTGGCTCGGTGGTTTCTGCATTGCCCTTGCCGGGATCTTCCTGGCCAAGTACTCGATCGAGCAGGGTCTGGTGGGCCCCGGCCTGCGCATCACGATGGGAATTCTTACGGGCCTGGCCCTGCATGGGGTCGCGGCGTGGCTGCGGCTGAGCAAGGGTGCCCATCCCGCTCTGGCGGCGATGGCCGGTGGCGGCAGCATCACCCTGTTCGCCACCCTGCTGGCCGCCTTGCATCTCTATCAGATGTTCAGTCCGACGCTGGTGTTCGTGCTGCTGGCCCTGGTCGCACTCGCGACGATGTGGCTGGCCCTGTCCCATGGCCCCTTGATGGCGGTCATCGGCATGCTCGGCGCCTACGCGGTGCCGGCGCTCGTTTCCACAGGCAGCGGCAATATGCTGGCCGCATTGATCTACGCCCAGATCATCACCGTGTCGGTGCTGCTTCTGGCTCGTGTGGTTCGCATGGGCTGGCTCTGGTCGGGCGCCGTCCTGGGTGCGCTCGGCTGGTGGTGGTTGTCGTTGACCAGCTCCCAGGTCGACGGCCTGCGCGGGCTCTATCTGGCGCTGCTGGCCTACCAGTTGATGGCGATCTGTTCCGGTAATTGGCGGCTCCTGCAGCGGCATTCGGATGGCGTCTGGAGCTTTGGTCATGGGGCGGATCAGGCCACGGGCGAGTCCGCGGCCAACCAGGCCATCCCGGTTTGGGAACGTGGATTACCCATGGCGCTTCTCGGCATCGTCCTGGCGCAACTGGTGTCCATCCTGAACAGCGGCTGGGTCGCCCATTGGCTGGCCTTCCTGGCCCTGCCAGCCCTGCTGTTGTTCGCCAGCCTGCGCCAGCCGCGTCTGCTGTCGCTGGTCTGGACGCTGCTGCTTGGCAGCCTGGCCTGTATCGTCATGCTCTACACCTCATTCCCGAGCCTGGACATCGGTTGGCGAAAGGCGCCTCTGATGCAGCCCGACATCCTGTTGTTCTCGCTGGCGAACCTGGGTCTGCTGGTCATGATCGCGGCACTCTGGGCGTATCGACTCGGTCAACAACGGGCCTGGTGGGCATCCTTGCTGGCGATGACGCCGGTGATGTCCTTTCTGTGCGCTTATCTGACGGTCAGTCAGTTCGCCAGCCAGGCCAACTGGGCCCTGCTGTTCGCCGGGCTTGCGGCGGTTCAGATGGCCATCGCGGTGATGACCACGCATCGGCAGCGCGAACGCTGGATCGGCATCTGGCATTTCATCGCCGGGCACTGCGGCTACGCCCTGGCGGTGGCCGTTGCCTTCGAGGCCGCCACGCTGACCCTGGCGCTGGCCGCGCAGGTGCTGTCGCTGGCCTGGCTGATCAAGCGTTTCGACGTGACCGCCATCGGCTGGCTGTTGAAGCTGGTCGTGCTGCTGGTGGTCCTGCGCCTGACCGCAAACCCCTGGTTGTTCGATTACCCCGCGATCTGGCACTGGCCGCTGTGGACCTATGGTGGCGCCACGCTGCTGTGCTGGCTGAGTAGTCGGCAGTTGGTCGACCACCCGAAGCTTCGCCAGTGGACCGAGGTCGCCAGCCTGCATCTGTTCGTGCTGACGGTCTGGGCGGAGACGCGTTACCTGCTTCATGACGGTCGGGTCTTCTTTACCGAGTACAGCTTCACCGAGGCGACGCTGTACATCGGCCTCGCCGGTGCATTGAGCCTGGTCTATCATCAGCGTGCCCGAATCAGCCATGGATTGAGCCGCTGGTACCAGGGCTACTCCGTCCTGCTGCTGGTGTTCGCATCTCTCAACTACCTGGGTATCCTGCTCAACCTGATGAACAGCGAGAGCTGGGCCCTGAGGGCCATCAGCGCGCAGCCCGTGTTCAACATGCTGACCCTGTCGCTGGGCTTTCCGGTGCTGCTGGGGCTGCTGTTTGCCCGTTACTACCGAGGCGCGAAGAAGCCGGCGGCCCTGCTCGTGGGTGTGGCCAGCTTCATCTTCGTCTCGTTTCAGGTCCGCCACCTATGGCAGGGCACGGTGTCGCTGCAGACCAGCACGTCGGCCGGCGAGCTCTACACCTATTCGGCGGTCTGGCTGCTGATGGCCGTGGCGGCGATGCTCTGGGGTGGCATGCGCCAATGGCAGAACATGTATCGCGGCGGCCTGGCCGTGCTCTCGATCGTGATCCTGAAGATCTTCTTCATCGATCTCTCCGACCTCGATGGCCTGCTACGCGTCGCTTCCTTCATGGGACTGGGCCTGGCCCTGGTGGGGATCTCCTTTCTGCATCAGAAACTCAAGCCGGGTGCCAGGGCCGGGGCAGGGTGA
- a CDS encoding GNAT family N-acetyltransferase: MTAAESPIIRAAEPEDSSAIATLYNRYVLESTATFELSPVDAATIAERMAGSPPGLRWLVVESTSKRIAGYASVAPWKPRGAYARTVETSVYLDTEHQGRGFGKAVYGQLLDNIWSQGYHAALAGIALPNAASIGLHERLGFRPAGVLREVGFKFGRWIDIGYWQALEPGLGSSG, encoded by the coding sequence GTGACCGCTGCCGAATCACCCATCATCCGCGCTGCCGAGCCCGAGGACTCATCGGCGATCGCGACCCTCTACAACCGCTACGTCCTCGAATCCACGGCCACCTTCGAACTGAGCCCGGTCGATGCCGCAACCATCGCCGAACGCATGGCCGGGAGCCCGCCGGGCCTTCGCTGGCTGGTGGTGGAATCGACATCGAAGCGCATCGCCGGCTATGCGAGCGTCGCGCCCTGGAAGCCGCGCGGCGCCTACGCGCGGACCGTGGAAACCTCGGTCTACCTCGACACCGAACATCAGGGCCGCGGCTTCGGAAAGGCCGTGTACGGCCAGCTCCTGGACAACATCTGGTCGCAGGGCTACCACGCGGCCCTGGCAGGGATTGCCCTGCCGAACGCCGCCAGCATCGGGTTGCACGAACGGCTCGGTTTCCGGCCAGCCGGCGTGCTCCGTGAGGTCGGCTTCAAGTTCGGCCGCTGGATCGACATCGGTTACTGGCAGGCACTCGAGCCAGGCCTCGGGAGTTCAGGATGA
- a CDS encoding DsbC family protein — protein sequence MMKPVHLLLALGAMLISHSALADDFQRVQERLATLVGGDVEVSVASTRIDGIVQVTAGTEVFFMTDDGQYFIQGRLVDLNTQDDLTELGKQGVRRQLMRDLDTSTLITYGPTDPDHEVLVFTDTDCGYCRRLHGMIDEYIDAGIAVRYAAFPRAGIGSSTYDDLVSVWCAADVNAAMDQAQLGRSLPAQDCDSPVERHFELGRMMGVNGTPYIITANGEMFGGIVAAEDLRRHLDETGADGP from the coding sequence ATGATGAAACCGGTACACCTGCTGCTTGCCCTCGGGGCGATGCTGATCTCCCATTCCGCCCTGGCCGACGACTTCCAGCGGGTCCAGGAACGACTGGCCACCCTGGTCGGCGGCGATGTCGAAGTTTCCGTGGCCAGCACCAGGATCGATGGCATCGTCCAGGTCACCGCCGGCACCGAAGTCTTCTTCATGACCGACGACGGGCAGTATTTCATTCAGGGCCGGCTGGTTGATCTGAACACCCAGGATGATCTGACCGAGCTGGGCAAACAGGGCGTCCGCCGGCAGCTCATGCGCGATCTGGATACCTCGACGCTGATCACCTACGGGCCGACCGATCCGGACCACGAAGTGCTGGTGTTCACGGACACCGATTGCGGCTACTGCCGCCGACTCCATGGCATGATCGATGAATACATCGACGCGGGCATCGCGGTCCGCTACGCGGCCTTCCCGCGGGCCGGCATCGGAAGCTCGACCTATGATGATCTGGTGTCCGTCTGGTGCGCCGCCGATGTCAACGCCGCCATGGATCAGGCCCAGCTCGGACGCAGCCTCCCGGCACAGGACTGCGATTCACCGGTCGAGCGCCACTTCGAGCTCGGCCGGATGATGGGTGTCAACGGCACGCCCTACATCATCACCGCGAACGGCGAGATGTTCGGAGGCATCGTGGCTGCGGAGGATCTGCGTCGACACCTGGATGAGACAGGCGCTGACGGGCCCTGA
- a CDS encoding ECF-type sigma factor, whose protein sequence is MQDPAAITQCLQRWRGGDQDAFEELAGLVEGQLRELASSRLRGERQVTLQPTALVNEAMLRLMGGDVDWKDRSHFFAFAALHMRSVLVDQARARRAQRRGGNQLQVTLGDELAATSADLGIIELHEALEQLEAVDADAARVIELSYFGGLKRDEVAEAMGCSVSSVFRALRFGQAWLRQALSE, encoded by the coding sequence ATGCAAGACCCGGCCGCGATCACTCAATGCCTGCAGCGCTGGCGAGGCGGGGATCAGGACGCATTCGAAGAACTGGCCGGACTCGTGGAGGGCCAGTTGCGAGAATTGGCCTCGAGCCGTCTTCGCGGCGAGCGACAAGTCACCTTGCAGCCGACGGCGCTGGTCAACGAGGCCATGCTGCGCCTGATGGGCGGCGATGTGGACTGGAAGGATCGGAGCCATTTCTTTGCCTTTGCGGCCCTGCACATGCGCAGCGTTCTCGTGGACCAGGCTCGCGCCCGGCGCGCGCAACGCCGGGGCGGAAACCAACTGCAGGTCACACTCGGCGACGAGTTGGCCGCGACCTCGGCCGATCTCGGCATCATCGAGTTGCACGAGGCTCTCGAGCAGCTGGAAGCCGTCGATGCCGACGCCGCCCGAGTCATCGAACTGAGCTACTTCGGCGGTCTCAAACGAGATGAAGTCGCCGAAGCCATGGGCTGCTCGGTCTCCTCCGTGTTCCGCGCCCTGCGCTTCGGGCAGGCCTGGCTCCGGCAGGCGTTGAGCGAATGA
- a CDS encoding alpha/beta hydrolase family protein, which produces MRFSFCLAILLVLIAPVSNAEPFNAEHLVTIDRIGAPVVSPDGQSVVYTLRRTDLDADTGRYDLWISPVAGGEARQLTSHPANDTSPAWSPDGRHVLFLSNRGEATQVWRIPVNGGEAEPVTDLPLGVGSFRIAPTENRLVVSMSVYLDCDDLTCTVERKAAEANSPISAKSYDQLFMRHWDHWLDETRSQLFSIQLDEAGIADGTPARVTMLDADIPSRIWGGNEEYAISPDGETLFFAARLRDANEPTSTNFDIYTTSLDDSGDDSGDNRGSPENLTEGNPAWDTAPVVSPDGRYLAYLAMSRPGFEADQYRIVLRDLRAGDNRVLTEGWDRSPSSIAFTADGQSILAVAQDVGHRTLWRFGLDGAAPVKLVDSGTVAGLDVAGEDIVYAMNSLGSPSELHVLDTDTGASRRITDVSSRTLAGVEMGEYEQFSFEGADGATVYGFVVKPVGFEAGATYPVAFLIHGGPQGSFSNNFHYRWNPQTYAGQGFAAVMIDFHGSTGYGQAFTDSISGDWGGKPLEDLQLGLAAALERYRFLDGDRVCALGASYGGYMINWIAGQWPERFRCLVNHDGIFDNRSMYYTTEELWFPEWEHGGPYFSNPEGYELHNPALYVDRWQTPMLVIHGELDYRVPVTQGIATFTALQRRGIESRFLYFPDENHWVLKPNNSIHWHEQVNEWLHKYLSEN; this is translated from the coding sequence ATGCGTTTTTCCTTCTGCCTTGCCATCTTGCTGGTACTGATTGCTCCCGTCAGCAACGCGGAGCCGTTCAACGCCGAACACCTGGTGACGATCGACCGGATCGGTGCGCCCGTGGTGTCGCCGGACGGGCAGTCGGTGGTCTACACCCTGCGTCGGACCGACCTGGACGCAGACACGGGTCGATACGATCTCTGGATCAGTCCGGTGGCCGGCGGGGAGGCGCGGCAGTTGACGTCGCATCCTGCCAACGACACCTCACCGGCCTGGTCGCCGGACGGGCGCCACGTGCTGTTCCTGTCCAATCGCGGCGAGGCCACCCAGGTCTGGCGTATTCCGGTGAATGGCGGCGAGGCAGAGCCGGTGACCGATCTGCCCCTGGGGGTCGGTTCCTTCCGGATCGCGCCGACGGAGAATCGTCTTGTGGTCTCGATGTCGGTCTACCTCGACTGCGACGATCTGACCTGCACCGTGGAGCGCAAGGCCGCCGAGGCGAACAGCCCGATCTCCGCGAAGTCCTATGACCAGCTCTTCATGCGCCACTGGGATCACTGGCTGGACGAGACGCGATCGCAGCTGTTCTCGATCCAGCTCGACGAGGCGGGGATCGCCGATGGAACCCCCGCTCGGGTGACGATGCTCGATGCGGACATTCCCTCTCGCATCTGGGGCGGCAACGAGGAATATGCGATTTCTCCCGATGGAGAAACCCTGTTCTTCGCCGCGCGACTTCGTGACGCCAACGAGCCCACGTCGACCAATTTCGATATCTATACGACGTCGCTGGACGATTCTGGTGACGATTCTGGCGACAATCGTGGCAGCCCCGAGAACCTCACGGAAGGGAATCCTGCCTGGGACACGGCGCCCGTCGTGAGTCCGGACGGTCGCTACCTCGCCTACCTGGCCATGTCGCGGCCGGGCTTCGAAGCCGACCAGTACCGGATCGTCCTGCGCGATCTGCGCGCCGGCGACAACCGAGTGCTGACGGAGGGCTGGGATCGCTCGCCATCCAGCATCGCCTTCACGGCCGATGGGCAATCGATTCTGGCGGTGGCCCAGGATGTCGGTCACCGAACGCTCTGGCGCTTCGGCCTCGACGGGGCCGCGCCGGTCAAGCTCGTGGATAGCGGAACCGTGGCTGGGCTCGACGTGGCCGGTGAGGACATCGTCTACGCCATGAACAGCCTGGGCTCTCCGAGCGAGCTCCATGTGCTCGATACTGACACGGGAGCCAGCCGCAGAATCACCGACGTGTCCTCGCGCACCCTGGCCGGTGTGGAGATGGGCGAGTACGAGCAGTTCTCTTTCGAGGGCGCGGACGGCGCGACCGTCTACGGCTTCGTGGTCAAGCCCGTGGGCTTCGAGGCGGGGGCGACCTACCCGGTGGCATTTCTCATCCATGGTGGACCGCAGGGGAGTTTTTCGAACAACTTCCACTACCGCTGGAACCCACAGACCTATGCGGGTCAGGGTTTCGCCGCGGTCATGATCGACTTCCACGGCTCGACCGGTTATGGCCAGGCCTTCACCGATAGCATCTCGGGGGATTGGGGCGGAAAGCCGCTGGAGGATCTCCAGCTCGGCCTGGCCGCGGCGCTGGAGCGCTACCGCTTCCTGGATGGCGATCGTGTCTGTGCCCTCGGCGCCTCCTACGGGGGCTACATGATCAACTGGATCGCCGGCCAGTGGCCCGAGCGCTTCCGCTGTCTCGTGAACCACGACGGTATTTTCGACAATCGATCGATGTACTACACGACCGAGGAGCTGTGGTTCCCGGAATGGGAGCATGGCGGTCCGTATTTCAGCAACCCCGAAGGCTACGAATTACACAATCCAGCCCTCTACGTGGACCGGTGGCAAACGCCGATGCTGGTCATTCACGGAGAGCTGGATTACCGCGTGCCGGTGACCCAGGGCATCGCGACCTTCACCGCGCTGCAGCGCCGGGGGATCGAAAGCCGCTTCCTGTACTTTCCTGACGAGAACCACTGGGTGTTGAAACCGAACAACTCGATCCACTGGCACGAGCAGGTCAACGAATGGCTGCACAAGTACCTGAGCGAGAACTAG
- a CDS encoding serine hydrolase domain-containing protein — MGSVVILEDGETIFDASVGYANLSQSVPNDQHTLYRIASISKPYTAAMVFRAIEQERLALDASLSDFFPTIPEAEGISIEHLLQHRSGIANYTGDASFRDYHVEGIAREDLLRLIERLPREFAPGEDARYSNSNYFLLALILEALYEQSYAELIQSLIAEPLGLTNTFHPTEVGSSAQEALSYEREEDWITMPTTHPSSSFGAGSIVATTSELARFMNALMEGSIVSAESLSLMQSTRGGHGMGLQQLSVGSRTAYGHGGMVDGFESLALFLPEEKLVIAITANATTEGLNGLVSRIEEAYFGDEEHPLAEGEASTYAGIYAATDGSSDTFAFIERDGSLILLVMNEFEEPLTYRGDGRFVFEQMYAAPMVFSFSEDGQSVTMTQGDFEGSYRREASAN, encoded by the coding sequence ATGGGTAGCGTCGTGATCCTAGAAGACGGCGAAACCATTTTCGACGCATCGGTTGGCTACGCGAACCTGTCCCAGTCCGTACCCAATGATCAGCACACCCTGTACCGGATCGCCTCGATTTCCAAGCCCTACACGGCAGCGATGGTCTTCAGGGCCATCGAGCAGGAGAGACTTGCGCTGGATGCTTCATTGTCGGACTTCTTTCCGACGATCCCCGAAGCCGAAGGAATCAGCATCGAACACCTGCTCCAGCATCGCAGCGGCATCGCGAACTACACGGGTGATGCATCGTTCAGGGATTACCACGTCGAGGGGATCGCCAGGGAGGACTTGCTGCGCCTCATCGAGCGCCTGCCCCGCGAGTTCGCTCCCGGCGAGGACGCACGATACAGCAATTCCAACTACTTCCTCCTGGCGCTGATCCTGGAAGCGCTCTACGAACAGAGCTATGCGGAGCTGATTCAATCATTGATCGCCGAACCCCTGGGCTTGACCAACACCTTTCATCCCACCGAGGTCGGCAGCAGCGCCCAAGAAGCGCTGTCCTACGAACGCGAGGAGGACTGGATCACGATGCCCACGACTCATCCCTCGTCCTCCTTCGGCGCGGGCTCCATCGTGGCGACCACCAGCGAACTTGCCCGCTTCATGAACGCATTGATGGAGGGCAGCATCGTTTCCGCGGAATCACTGTCGCTGATGCAGAGCACGAGAGGGGGACATGGCATGGGCCTTCAGCAGCTGTCCGTCGGCTCACGCACGGCCTACGGTCATGGCGGCATGGTCGACGGCTTCGAGTCCCTCGCGCTGTTCTTGCCGGAAGAGAAGCTGGTGATCGCGATCACCGCCAACGCGACGACCGAAGGCCTGAACGGTCTGGTGTCTCGCATCGAAGAGGCTTACTTCGGCGATGAGGAACACCCCCTGGCCGAGGGCGAAGCCAGCACCTATGCAGGCATCTATGCGGCCACGGACGGTTCCTCGGACACGTTCGCATTCATCGAAAGGGATGGCTCGCTGATCCTGCTCGTCATGAATGAATTCGAGGAACCCCTGACCTACCGGGGCGACGGTCGCTTCGTGTTCGAGCAGATGTACGCTGCCCCGATGGTGTTCTCCTTCTCGGAGGACGGGCAGTCCGTCACCATGACTCAGGGCGACTTCGAAGGCAGCTACCGGCGCGAGGCATCCGCGAACTGA
- a CDS encoding serine/threonine-protein kinase encodes MSGDGAKGLREQFDRLIEMAPEERARALNELLAEDPELGEQLRALLPADTTGAGDTADPIARRVLRSLESTPLPSGQLGPYRLLRLLGSGGMGWVYLAERDVDGVTQQVALKLVPGSDQATAVELFQRERSVLASLQHPNIARFLDAGTVDGQRYLAMEYIEGQSLARWLEERQPSLQQRLTLLVALARAVDHAHGRLVVHRDLKPANLLVRSDDSPVLLDFGIAKLLADEEPGRATSTRIYTPTYAAPEQLAGEPVTVATDVYALGLLLFEILCGEPARKDAHRALRTQPSGIARDSDRSWVRRDASGIDVELDRIVAMALREEPERRYRSAAELAADIERWQQGLPVHAMPDSLAYRSRKWLRRHRWGATVAATALVGTVFFVVQLQTALNRALLAEETAQREARTAQAVADLMTDLFEGADPRIARNADLSARALLERGAERLNTQLSGDVAIDAQLRFTMGELLAQIGDREAAIAQFEAGLALESTEPLDPLQRADLLHELARAQSALDREAPAEAAAREALALRERVLGPDALAVGHALQSLAVPIQRLGRSDEAEALFRRAEAIFASQEPPDLGGLASSRHNLGWIAQRRGDYPLAIRRLQQAVDNKTELYGWDDPRTLFSMVPLAQSLADNGDTAAGIEWMERAVEGRRRVNGNDSMDTLFALKELAFLQHDQGEFDQALANYQEALEIGRRVAPESGDVARTLNNMASLQEQRGDLASAEALLRESLALRQVIFGPDDVNTLRVEHNLCRVRLQQEGDAAQACAAEIFERRRRFLGESSAETDDSRALVESLSPTPDRDWLLDRYRHYMSQGASQIVRSMRYAWLLAADNGEAEDLDRLRTVADALREFQGSTSVRAAQTELELAQLALRLGRVDLVGDALSRSETILDRTLAPQAAQRIRLRELQSLNSAR; translated from the coding sequence ATGAGCGGGGACGGTGCGAAGGGCCTGCGCGAGCAGTTCGATCGCCTGATCGAGATGGCGCCCGAGGAGCGAGCCAGGGCCTTGAACGAGCTGCTGGCCGAGGACCCGGAACTTGGCGAACAATTGCGGGCACTGCTGCCCGCGGACACGACCGGCGCGGGCGATACGGCGGATCCCATCGCCCGTCGCGTCCTTCGAAGCCTGGAGTCGACGCCGCTGCCCAGCGGGCAACTCGGACCCTATCGCCTTCTCCGCCTCCTCGGCAGCGGCGGCATGGGCTGGGTCTACCTGGCCGAGCGCGATGTCGACGGCGTGACCCAGCAGGTCGCCCTGAAGCTGGTGCCCGGCAGCGATCAGGCCACCGCCGTCGAGCTTTTTCAACGCGAACGTTCCGTACTGGCGAGCCTGCAACACCCCAACATCGCCCGCTTCCTCGATGCGGGCACCGTCGATGGCCAGCGCTACCTCGCCATGGAGTACATCGAGGGCCAGTCCCTGGCCCGCTGGCTGGAAGAGCGGCAGCCGAGCCTGCAACAACGCCTGACCCTGCTCGTGGCCCTGGCTCGAGCCGTTGATCATGCCCATGGCAGGCTGGTCGTCCATCGTGACCTGAAGCCGGCCAACCTGTTGGTGCGCAGCGACGACAGCCCGGTGCTGCTGGACTTCGGCATCGCCAAGCTGCTTGCCGACGAAGAACCAGGCCGGGCCACGTCGACCCGAATCTACACGCCGACCTACGCTGCGCCCGAGCAGCTGGCCGGCGAGCCCGTGACCGTCGCCACCGATGTCTACGCTCTCGGGCTGCTGCTGTTCGAGATCCTCTGCGGCGAGCCGGCGAGAAAGGATGCCCACAGGGCCCTGCGCACGCAGCCCAGCGGCATCGCAAGAGATTCGGACCGCAGCTGGGTCCGCCGCGACGCGAGTGGCATCGACGTCGAGCTCGACCGGATCGTCGCCATGGCCCTTCGCGAGGAACCCGAACGGCGCTATCGCTCGGCCGCCGAGCTGGCCGCGGACATCGAGCGCTGGCAGCAGGGGCTGCCCGTCCACGCCATGCCGGACAGCCTGGCCTATCGCAGCCGCAAGTGGTTGCGACGGCACCGCTGGGGCGCCACCGTGGCGGCCACCGCACTTGTCGGTACCGTGTTCTTCGTCGTGCAACTGCAGACCGCGCTGAACCGCGCCCTGCTCGCCGAGGAAACCGCCCAGCGTGAAGCGAGAACCGCGCAGGCGGTGGCCGATCTGATGACGGATCTGTTCGAGGGCGCCGATCCGAGAATCGCGCGGAATGCCGACCTCAGCGCCAGAGCCCTGCTGGAACGCGGCGCCGAGCGACTGAACACGCAACTCAGCGGCGATGTCGCCATCGATGCTCAGTTGCGCTTCACGATGGGAGAACTGCTGGCGCAGATCGGCGACCGAGAAGCGGCCATCGCTCAGTTCGAAGCCGGCCTGGCACTGGAATCGACGGAACCGCTGGACCCTCTGCAGCGCGCCGATCTGCTGCACGAGCTGGCTCGGGCGCAGTCCGCCCTGGACCGGGAGGCCCCGGCCGAGGCAGCAGCACGCGAAGCCCTTGCACTGCGCGAGCGCGTTCTGGGGCCCGATGCCCTGGCGGTCGGTCATGCGCTCCAGTCCCTGGCCGTTCCGATCCAACGACTGGGACGAAGCGACGAGGCCGAAGCGCTGTTCCGGCGCGCCGAAGCCATTTTCGCCAGTCAGGAACCGCCGGACCTCGGGGGCCTGGCTTCATCGCGCCACAACCTGGGCTGGATCGCCCAGCGCCGAGGCGACTACCCGCTGGCGATCCGCCGCCTGCAACAGGCCGTCGACAACAAGACCGAGCTGTATGGCTGGGATGACCCGCGCACCCTGTTCAGCATGGTGCCCCTGGCCCAGTCCCTGGCTGATAACGGTGATACCGCCGCCGGCATCGAGTGGATGGAACGCGCCGTGGAAGGTCGCCGCCGGGTCAACGGCAATGACAGCATGGACACGCTCTTCGCCCTCAAGGAACTGGCCTTTCTCCAGCATGACCAGGGCGAGTTCGATCAGGCCCTCGCCAATTATCAGGAGGCCCTGGAGATCGGCCGGCGCGTGGCGCCCGAATCCGGGGACGTGGCGAGAACCCTGAACAACATGGCCTCCCTGCAGGAACAGCGCGGGGATCTGGCCTCGGCGGAAGCGCTGCTGCGCGAGTCCCTGGCGCTTCGCCAGGTGATTTTCGGCCCCGACGATGTCAACACCCTGCGCGTGGAACACAATCTCTGCCGCGTGCGCCTCCAGCAGGAGGGCGATGCCGCACAAGCCTGTGCCGCCGAGATCTTCGAGCGTCGCCGTCGCTTTCTCGGCGAGTCCTCCGCGGAAACCGACGACAGCCGGGCCCTGGTGGAAAGCCTCAGCCCGACACCGGATCGCGACTGGCTGCTGGATCGATACCGGCATTACATGAGCCAGGGCGCCAGTCAGATCGTTCGAAGCATGCGCTACGCCTGGTTGCTCGCCGCCGACAACGGCGAGGCCGAGGACCTGGACCGATTGCGCACCGTGGCCGATGCGCTGCGCGAGTTTCAAGGCAGCACCTCGGTACGCGCCGCACAGACCGAGCTCGAACTCGCACAGCTCGCGCTACGTCTTGGACGAGTCGATCTTGTGGGCGACGCATTGTCGCGCTCCGAGACCATCCTGGATCGTACCCTGGCGCCGCAGGCAGCCCAGCGGATCCGACTGCGCGAACTTCAGTCATTGAACTCCGCCCGGTAG